From Blattabacterium cuenoti, a single genomic window includes:
- a CDS encoding sigma-54 interaction domain-containing protein, translated as MESISIQNIKQKFGIIGYDYALHRALEKAIQVAPTDISVLVLGESGVGKEFIPKIIHQHSSRKHHAYIAVNCGAIPEGTIDSELFGHEKGSFTGATSMRKGYFEGANDGTIFLDEVGELPLTTQVRLLRILESGEFIKVGSSKIQKTNIRIVAATNLNMTESIQRGKFREDLYYRLNTVQINVPSLRFRKNDIKFLFKKFSNDFSEKYHMPPVRLTEESLKYLENYSWPGNIRQLKNLTEQISVVETQREISVEKLKEYIPENIPSISFSNHNNIIETSFHNRERDFIYQILFDMKKNLNDLKNITFQLIKNNSNPRFIEENQQLMEKVFGKIFHNRDDSIFQLEDTSKSDEDEDLDYEEVEEDLSKSELSSFSLQKKEIEFIQRALKKNNGKRRKTAKELGISERTLYRKIKQYGL; from the coding sequence ATGGAGTCCATTTCAATCCAAAATATCAAACAAAAATTTGGAATCATCGGATATGATTACGCTTTGCATAGAGCCTTAGAAAAAGCCATTCAGGTAGCACCTACTGATATTTCAGTATTAGTTCTTGGAGAAAGTGGAGTCGGAAAAGAATTTATACCCAAAATTATTCATCAACACTCTTCTAGAAAGCATCATGCTTATATTGCGGTAAATTGTGGAGCTATTCCAGAAGGAACTATTGATAGTGAACTTTTTGGACATGAAAAAGGTTCTTTTACAGGAGCTACAAGTATGCGAAAAGGATATTTTGAAGGAGCAAATGATGGCACTATTTTTTTAGACGAAGTAGGAGAATTACCTTTAACGACACAAGTACGTCTTCTTCGAATTTTGGAATCTGGGGAATTTATTAAAGTAGGATCTTCTAAAATTCAAAAAACCAATATACGTATTGTGGCTGCTACTAATTTAAATATGACAGAATCTATACAAAGGGGGAAGTTTAGAGAAGATTTGTATTATCGTCTTAACACTGTACAAATTAATGTTCCTTCTTTACGTTTCCGTAAAAATGATATTAAATTTTTATTTAAAAAATTTTCTAATGATTTTTCGGAAAAATATCATATGCCTCCAGTAAGGCTGACTGAAGAATCTTTAAAATATTTGGAAAATTATTCTTGGCCTGGTAATATCAGACAGTTAAAAAATCTAACAGAACAAATATCTGTAGTCGAAACCCAACGTGAAATTTCTGTGGAAAAGTTAAAAGAATACATTCCAGAAAATATACCATCAATATCTTTTTCTAATCATAATAATATAATAGAAACATCTTTTCATAATAGGGAAAGAGATTTTATTTATCAAATTCTATTTGATATGAAAAAAAATTTGAATGATTTAAAAAATATTACTTTTCAATTAATAAAAAATAACTCTAATCCTAGGTTTATTGAAGAAAATCAACAACTAATGGAAAAAGTTTTTGGAAAAATATTTCATAATAGAGATGATTCAATTTTTCAATTGGAAGATACATCTAAATCTGATGAAGATGAGGATTTAGATTATGAAGAAGTAGAAGAAGATTTATCTAAAAGTGAGTTATCTTCTTTTTCTTTACAAAAAAAAGAAATAGAATTTATTCAGAGGGCTTTAAAAAAAAATAATGGTAAAAGAAGAAAAACTGCAAAAGAATTAGGAATTTCAGAAAGAACATTATATAGAAAAATTAAACAATATGGCTTATAA
- the secG gene encoding preprotein translocase subunit SecG, with amino-acid sequence MENISIIIFGFFIIITSLLLSLVILIQNPKKESIYQSFMEKNFRFFGIKRTNTFLENITWSLSIIIFFLILFFNFLLKSKH; translated from the coding sequence ATGGAAAATATATCCATAATTATATTTGGTTTTTTTATTATTATAACATCTCTTTTGCTTTCTTTGGTTATATTAATACAAAATCCTAAAAAAGAAAGTATTTATCAATCTTTTATGGAAAAAAATTTTAGATTTTTTGGAATTAAAAGAACAAATACATTTTTGGAGAATATAACATGGTCTTTATCCATTATTATATTTTTTTTAATTTTGTTTTTCAATTTTTTACTAAAATCAAAACATTGA
- a CDS encoding co-chaperone GroES, translated as MMEVKIKPLADRVLVQPDPAETKTTSGIIIPDTAKEKPQKGTIIAVGKGKKDEPMSLKKGDRVLYGKYSGTELKWEGYEYLIMRESDIIAII; from the coding sequence ATGATGGAAGTAAAGATTAAACCTTTAGCAGATCGTGTTCTTGTGCAACCCGATCCTGCTGAAACAAAAACAACTTCAGGTATTATTATTCCTGATACGGCAAAAGAAAAACCACAAAAAGGGACCATCATCGCAGTAGGAAAAGGAAAAAAAGATGAACCTATGAGTCTCAAGAAAGGAGATAGAGTTTTATATGGTAAATATTCTGGAACAGAATTAAAATGGGAAGGATATGAATATCTCATTATGCGAGAATCTGATATAATAGCTATCATATAA
- the groL gene encoding chaperonin GroEL (60 kDa chaperone family; promotes refolding of misfolded polypeptides especially under stressful conditions; forms two stacked rings of heptamers to form a barrel-shaped 14mer; ends can be capped by GroES; misfolded proteins enter the barrel where they are refolded when GroES binds), with the protein MAKDIKFDIEARDKLKKGVDALANAVKVTLGPKGRNVVLQKSFGGPQVTKDGVTVAKEIELEDPIENLGAQMVKEVASKTNDVAGDGTTTATVLAQAIVREGLKNVAAGANPMDLKRGIDKALEVVVLDLKRQSREVGGNTEKIKQVASISANNDEKTGALIADAFEKVGKEGVITVEEAKGTDTSVDVVEGMQFDRGYQSPYFVTNTEKMITEFDQPQILLSDKKIAAMKDLLPILEPVAQSGKPLLIISEEVEGEALATLVVNKIRGTLKVAAIKAPGFGDRRKAMLEDIAILTGGTVISEETGSKLEDVKLHMLGKAERVIIDKDNTTIVNGGGNKKDIRGRVDQIKAQIESTTSDYDKEKLQERLAKLAGGVAVLYVGAASEVEMKEKKDRVDDALNATRAAVEEGIVAGGGVALVRAIKSLENTTGDNVDQDTGIQIVRRSLEEPLRQIVANAGGEGSVVVAKVAEGKGDFGYDAKIGEYKNMIVEGIIDPTKVARVALENAASVSGMLLTTECVVTEIKKDEPNVSPPMPGAGGGGMGGMM; encoded by the coding sequence ATGGCAAAAGATATTAAATTTGATATTGAAGCAAGAGATAAATTAAAAAAAGGAGTCGATGCATTAGCAAATGCAGTTAAGGTCACTTTGGGACCAAAAGGTCGTAATGTTGTATTACAAAAATCTTTTGGAGGCCCTCAAGTTACTAAAGATGGAGTAACCGTTGCTAAAGAAATAGAATTAGAAGATCCAATAGAAAATCTTGGAGCTCAAATGGTTAAAGAAGTGGCTTCTAAAACTAATGATGTAGCTGGAGATGGAACAACAACTGCGACGGTATTAGCTCAAGCTATTGTGAGAGAAGGATTAAAAAATGTGGCGGCAGGAGCTAATCCTATGGATTTAAAAAGAGGAATAGATAAAGCTTTAGAAGTGGTTGTATTAGATTTAAAAAGACAATCTAGAGAAGTAGGAGGAAATACAGAAAAAATAAAACAAGTAGCTTCTATTTCTGCAAATAATGATGAAAAAACTGGAGCTTTGATTGCTGATGCTTTTGAAAAAGTAGGAAAAGAGGGTGTTATTACTGTTGAAGAAGCGAAAGGAACAGATACGTCTGTAGATGTTGTTGAAGGAATGCAGTTTGATAGAGGTTATCAATCTCCTTATTTTGTTACAAACACTGAAAAAATGATAACAGAGTTTGATCAACCACAAATTTTATTATCTGATAAAAAAATAGCAGCAATGAAAGATTTGTTGCCTATATTAGAACCTGTAGCACAATCTGGTAAACCTCTATTGATTATTTCTGAAGAAGTAGAAGGAGAAGCTTTAGCAACACTAGTCGTTAATAAAATACGAGGAACTTTAAAGGTAGCAGCAATTAAAGCTCCTGGTTTTGGTGATAGAAGAAAGGCTATGTTAGAAGATATTGCTATTTTGACAGGAGGTACTGTAATTTCTGAGGAAACAGGAAGTAAATTAGAGGATGTAAAATTGCATATGTTAGGAAAAGCCGAAAGAGTTATCATAGATAAAGATAATACAACTATAGTCAATGGAGGAGGAAACAAAAAGGATATTAGAGGACGTGTAGATCAAATTAAAGCACAAATAGAATCTACAACATCTGATTATGATAAAGAAAAATTACAGGAACGTCTTGCAAAATTAGCTGGAGGAGTAGCTGTTCTTTATGTTGGAGCGGCATCTGAAGTAGAAATGAAAGAAAAAAAAGATAGAGTTGATGATGCATTAAATGCGACTAGAGCAGCCGTAGAAGAAGGTATAGTTGCAGGAGGGGGTGTAGCTTTAGTTCGTGCTATAAAATCTTTAGAAAATACAACAGGGGACAACGTCGATCAAGATACTGGTATACAAATAGTTAGAAGGTCTCTTGAAGAACCATTACGTCAAATCGTAGCTAATGCAGGTGGAGAAGGATCTGTTGTTGTGGCTAAAGTAGCAGAAGGAAAAGGTGATTTTGGATATGATGCTAAAATTGGAGAATATAAGAATATGATAGTGGAAGGGATTATAGACCCAACTAAAGTGGCTAGAGTTGCATTGGAGAACGCTGCTTCTGTATCAGGAATGTTATTAACTACGGAATGTGTTGTTACAGAAATAAAAAAAGATGAACCAAATGTATCCCCTCCAATGCCCGGAGCTGGAGGAGGTGGTATGGGTGGAATGATGTAA
- a CDS encoding KdsC family phosphatase: MNDINTFIFDVDGVLTNCTLNLFPDGNLVRQMFAKDGYAIALAKKRGYNLCIITRGSDLMVFRRLRGLNIRYIYQGVDNKKKYLDEYCNILNITKEKILYMGDDIPDIEVMKSVALPCSPIDAVQEVKNISKYISPKKGGRGCVRDVIEQTLKIQKNWF; the protein is encoded by the coding sequence ATGAATGATATTAATACTTTCATATTTGATGTAGATGGAGTATTAACAAATTGTACTTTAAATTTATTTCCAGATGGAAATTTAGTTAGACAAATGTTTGCTAAAGATGGATATGCAATAGCATTGGCAAAAAAAAGGGGATATAATTTATGTATTATCACAAGAGGGTCAGATTTAATGGTTTTTAGACGTTTAAGAGGTTTAAATATTCGTTACATTTATCAAGGAGTAGATAATAAAAAAAAATATTTGGATGAGTATTGTAATATTTTAAATATTACCAAAGAAAAAATACTTTATATGGGAGATGATATTCCTGATATTGAGGTCATGAAATCTGTGGCTTTACCTTGTTCTCCAATAGATGCAGTTCAAGAGGTCAAAAACATATCTAAATATATTTCACCTAAGAAAGGAGGAAGAGGATGCGTAAGAGATGTTATTGAGCAAACTCTCAAAATTCAAAAAAATTGGTTTTAA
- a CDS encoding DUF3276 family protein produces MDEKENIKERNEICSRTLKTGSRTYFFDARETRAGDYYLTITESKKNFSETGEISYKKHKIYLYKEDFSKFQSILDDMIRFIIHEKGREVISERHQKDFKSHTTYNQEIKDVQKKTSEIKNFTNINFEDI; encoded by the coding sequence ATGGACGAAAAAGAAAATATCAAAGAAAGAAATGAAATTTGTTCACGAACTCTAAAAACTGGGAGCCGAACTTATTTTTTTGATGCAAGAGAAACAAGAGCAGGTGATTATTATTTAACTATAACTGAAAGTAAGAAAAATTTTTCTGAAACAGGAGAAATATCTTATAAAAAACACAAAATTTATTTGTATAAAGAAGATTTTTCAAAATTTCAAAGTATACTTGATGATATGATTCGATTTATTATTCATGAAAAAGGAAGAGAAGTTATTTCCGAACGTCATCAAAAAGATTTTAAAAGTCATACTACATATAATCAAGAAATTAAGGATGTACAAAAAAAAACATCAGAGATAAAAAATTTCACAAATATTAATTTTGAAGATATTTGA
- a CDS encoding ABC transporter ATP-binding protein codes for MSSLFTFSKRYCQKYKFRLCIGFFLILVSNILTLLPIPYIGKSVNSIKNLFINFSNTSNSLSIYSLKKDICIYTSIILIVPIIGGFVRYHMRQCIITTSRMIEFDIKNDIFLHYQKLSLSFYKKNSTGDLMNRLTEDVSFIRQYIGPGIMYFLNLIILFFMVFMQMLRIHKMLTFYVILPIPILFIFIYYISVFITSKSEKVQSFQSIICSFIQETFSGIHIIKSFVSESFFKEKHRKIILKYQKKNIELAKIDTILSSIIIFFIGACHLLILFFGGKKYFEGEIKEIGTIAEFFTYINVLIFPFIILGWVVSIVERAKVSQIRICEFLKEKPEISNNNHIKNKIFGKIQFKNVSFFYCNNSHQISVNKNIKNETISKVSFTLMKGKTLILTGETGSGKTTIGKLISRLYDPNQGEILVDNLSLKNHNLYDFRKNIGYVPQESFLFSDSIYNNIALGSVNQPTPYKVYNAARIAMIENDILNFKEAYDTMIGERGITLSGGQKQRICIARAIIRNPKILLFDDSFSAIDQKTRRLIIHSIKKKMKYTTIIIITHDISYISDFDLFIVLKNGKISKMENHNICL; via the coding sequence ATGAGTAGTTTATTTACTTTTAGCAAAAGGTATTGTCAAAAGTACAAATTTCGTTTGTGTATAGGATTTTTTCTAATTTTAGTATCAAATATTTTAACTCTTCTTCCTATTCCTTATATAGGAAAATCTGTTAATAGCATAAAAAATCTGTTTATAAACTTTTCAAATACATCAAATTCTCTTTCTATTTATTCTTTAAAAAAAGACATTTGTATTTATACCAGTATCATATTAATAGTTCCAATTATAGGTGGATTTGTAAGATATCATATGCGACAATGTATAATTACTACATCTAGAATGATAGAATTTGATATTAAAAATGATATTTTTTTACATTATCAAAAGTTAAGTTTATCTTTTTATAAAAAAAATTCTACAGGGGATTTAATGAATCGACTTACAGAAGACGTTTCTTTTATAAGACAATATATTGGTCCTGGAATAATGTATTTCTTGAATCTTATAATTCTTTTTTTTATGGTATTTATGCAAATGTTACGGATTCATAAAATGCTGACTTTTTATGTCATTTTACCTATTCCTATTCTTTTTATTTTTATTTATTATATTAGTGTTTTCATTACTAGTAAAAGTGAAAAAGTTCAGAGTTTTCAATCTATTATTTGCTCCTTTATACAAGAAACTTTTTCAGGAATTCACATAATTAAATCATTTGTATCTGAATCTTTTTTTAAAGAAAAACACAGAAAGATTATATTAAAATATCAAAAAAAAAATATAGAACTAGCTAAAATTGATACTATATTATCTTCTATTATTATATTTTTTATAGGAGCTTGTCATTTACTAATTCTTTTTTTTGGAGGAAAAAAATATTTTGAAGGAGAGATAAAAGAAATTGGAACCATTGCGGAATTCTTCACATATATAAATGTGTTAATTTTTCCTTTTATTATATTAGGATGGGTTGTTTCTATTGTAGAAAGAGCTAAAGTATCACAAATTCGTATTTGTGAATTTTTGAAAGAAAAACCTGAGATATCAAATAATAATCATATAAAAAATAAAATTTTTGGAAAAATTCAATTTAAAAATGTAAGTTTTTTTTATTGTAACAATAGTCATCAAATAAGTGTGAATAAAAATATTAAAAATGAAACTATTAGTAAAGTATCATTCACTTTAATGAAAGGAAAAACTTTAATTTTAACAGGAGAAACAGGATCTGGAAAAACAACTATAGGAAAATTAATATCTCGTTTGTATGATCCGAATCAAGGAGAAATATTAGTAGATAATTTATCTTTAAAAAATCATAATTTATATGATTTTAGAAAAAATATTGGTTATGTTCCTCAAGAGTCTTTTCTTTTTTCAGATTCTATTTATAATAATATAGCTTTAGGAAGTGTAAATCAACCTACTCCATATAAAGTATATAATGCAGCTAGAATAGCTATGATAGAAAATGATATTCTCAATTTTAAAGAAGCGTATGATACTATGATAGGGGAAAGAGGAATTACTTTATCTGGAGGACAAAAACAAAGAATATGTATAGCCAGAGCAATTATAAGAAATCCTAAAATTCTTTTATTTGATGATAGTTTTTCCGCTATCGATCAAAAAACTAGAAGACTTATTATTCATTCTATTAAAAAAAAAATGAAATATACCACTATTATTATTATCACTCACGATATTTCTTATATTTCTGATTTTGATTTATTTATTGTTTTAAAAAATGGAAAAATATCAAAAATGGAAAATCATAATATTTGTTTATAA
- the nusB gene encoding transcription antitermination factor NusB, with protein sequence MSIRRHFRIRSLQFLYAQYLSKMDSNKVEKNMLQSIESLHNLYIFFLYLILKIRENALKKNYFFNNNNERNIIQKFACNSVIKILSKNKYLAEEYHSTKNSEKILWKQQDEYIFILLQEMQKYDFCSKYSRTNSSSFEEEKRFLIKYYKNFIIPNKKLGEYIEDLYYFNGEENLYIAHTMVCKTLQFINHSTPKNFKLYNIYKNNDNRKFIIDLYRNTIFHKEEFNNLINDISNNWDIKRIAIIDLIILQMAICEFLYFPNIPPKATMNEYIEITKIFCMEKSKIFINGILDQIFKFLYKKNKIFKIGKGLM encoded by the coding sequence ATGTCAATTAGACGACACTTTAGAATAAGAAGTTTACAATTTTTATATGCTCAATATTTATCTAAAATGGATTCAAATAAAGTTGAAAAAAATATGCTTCAAAGTATTGAATCATTGCATAATTTGTACATTTTTTTTCTTTATTTAATTTTGAAAATTAGAGAAAATGCTTTAAAAAAAAATTATTTTTTTAATAATAATAACGAAAGAAATATCATACAAAAATTTGCATGTAATTCAGTCATAAAAATTTTATCCAAAAATAAATATTTAGCAGAAGAATATCATTCTACAAAAAATTCGGAAAAAATTTTATGGAAGCAACAAGACGAATATATCTTTATATTGTTGCAAGAAATGCAAAAATATGATTTTTGCTCTAAATATTCTAGAACAAATTCTTCTTCTTTTGAAGAAGAAAAAAGATTTTTAATAAAATATTATAAAAATTTTATTATTCCAAATAAAAAATTGGGAGAATATATAGAAGATTTATACTACTTTAACGGAGAAGAAAATTTATACATAGCGCATACTATGGTATGTAAAACTTTACAGTTTATAAATCATTCTACACCAAAAAATTTTAAATTATATAATATTTATAAAAATAATGACAATAGAAAATTTATCATCGATTTGTATCGAAATACAATTTTTCATAAAGAAGAATTTAATAATTTAATTAATGACATATCGAATAATTGGGATATAAAAAGAATTGCAATTATAGATTTAATTATATTGCAAATGGCAATTTGTGAATTTTTATATTTTCCAAATATACCGCCCAAAGCAACTATGAATGAATATATAGAAATTACAAAAATATTTTGTATGGAAAAAAGTAAAATTTTTATTAATGGTATATTAGATCAAATATTTAAATTTTTATATAAAAAAAATAAAATATTCAAAATCGGAAAAGGACTAATGTAA
- the yajC gene encoding preprotein translocase subunit YajC: MFFSLQQNSITNTIWMFVLIFIIFYFFMIRPQIKKQKIEKKFQENLKIGNYIVTNSGIHGKITDITDHFCILETVTGKIKFEKNTISKELTQLRYHHNHANNNNQKKTISYDQKNKE, translated from the coding sequence ATGTTTTTTTCATTACAACAAAATTCTATTACAAACACCATTTGGATGTTCGTTTTGATTTTCATTATATTTTATTTTTTCATGATACGTCCTCAAATAAAAAAACAAAAAATCGAAAAAAAATTTCAGGAAAATTTAAAAATAGGAAATTACATCGTAACGAATTCAGGAATACATGGTAAAATCACAGATATTACAGATCATTTTTGTATACTAGAAACTGTTACAGGAAAAATAAAATTTGAAAAAAATACAATATCAAAAGAATTAACACAATTACGTTATCATCATAATCATGCTAATAATAATAATCAAAAAAAAACTATAAGTTATGATCAAAAAAATAAAGAATAG
- a CDS encoding dephospho-CoA kinase, whose amino-acid sequence MIKKIKNRKIKLVGITGKMGSGKSLFTSFFCEKGVPIYYSDQRGKILMNQIEIIKQNIIKYFGKNSYDKKNQINKTYLSNIVFKYPTALKLLCNIVHPWVFLDFQQWISSLTQDHKKKYYM is encoded by the coding sequence ATGATCAAAAAAATAAAGAATAGAAAAATAAAATTAGTAGGTATAACGGGAAAAATGGGATCTGGTAAAAGTTTATTTACTTCCTTTTTTTGTGAAAAAGGTGTCCCTATTTATTATTCAGATCAAAGAGGAAAAATATTAATGAATCAAATAGAAATTATAAAACAAAATATCATAAAATATTTTGGAAAAAATTCTTATGATAAAAAAAATCAAATAAATAAAACTTATTTATCTAATATTGTATTTAAATATCCTACTGCATTAAAATTATTATGTAATATTGTACATCCATGGGTTTTTCTTGATTTTCAACAATGGATATCATCTCTAACACAAGATCATAAAAAAAAATATTATATGTAA